A region from the Tsuneonella mangrovi genome encodes:
- a CDS encoding proline iminopeptidase-family hydrolase has product MKIFAMIAAAALASAATAQDTAPPLAPAEPLSTYLDNTGRPDAWSGGERMVPITTPDGTFKVWIKRYGNNPHMKLLLLHGGPAMGHDYMAAFDSFLPATGIEFYQYDQLGSGWSDRPDDDNLWTIPRYVSEVDQVRKAIGGDASNFCLLGHSWGGILAIEYALAHPDKIKCLVISNMMASIPAYNEYADKVLKPQLDPAKLALIEKLEAEGKTDDPAYMGTLIPAWYEQHILRRPFDQWPIGAMHSFERANQHIYVLMQGPSEMGAGGTLVNWDRFNDLANIALPTLVISGKYDTMDPAYMAKMAAKLPHGELLATNGSHMDMYDDQATYFAGLNAFLLRQARTGS; this is encoded by the coding sequence CCTCGACAACACCGGCCGGCCCGATGCGTGGTCGGGCGGCGAGCGGATGGTGCCGATCACCACGCCCGACGGCACCTTCAAGGTATGGATCAAGCGTTACGGCAACAATCCGCACATGAAGCTGCTGCTGCTCCATGGCGGACCTGCGATGGGCCACGACTACATGGCCGCGTTCGACAGTTTCCTCCCCGCGACGGGGATCGAGTTCTACCAATACGACCAGCTCGGTTCGGGCTGGAGCGACCGCCCGGACGACGACAACCTGTGGACGATCCCGCGCTATGTCAGCGAGGTCGACCAGGTCCGCAAGGCGATCGGCGGCGACGCCAGCAACTTCTGCCTGCTCGGCCACAGCTGGGGCGGTATCCTCGCGATCGAATACGCCCTCGCCCATCCGGACAAGATCAAGTGCCTCGTCATCTCGAACATGATGGCTTCGATCCCCGCCTACAACGAATACGCAGATAAAGTGCTCAAGCCGCAGCTCGATCCGGCCAAGCTGGCGCTGATCGAAAAGCTCGAGGCCGAAGGCAAGACCGACGACCCCGCCTACATGGGCACGCTGATCCCGGCTTGGTACGAACAGCACATCCTGCGGCGCCCGTTCGACCAGTGGCCGATCGGCGCGATGCATTCGTTCGAACGGGCCAACCAGCACATCTACGTGTTGATGCAAGGGCCAAGCGAGATGGGTGCCGGCGGGACGCTCGTGAACTGGGACAGGTTCAACGACCTTGCCAACATCGCCTTGCCCACGCTGGTGATCTCAGGCAAATACGACACGATGGACCCGGCCTACATGGCAAAGATGGCTGCCAAGCTGCCACACGGCGAGCTGCTCGCCACCAACGGCAGCCACATGGACATGTACGACGACCAGGCGACCTATTTCGCCGGGCTGAACGCATTCCTGCTGCGGCAGGCCAGGACCGGAAGCTGA